The DNA sequence TTCCCCGGCCGGGGCGTTAACGCCCGCCGGCTGGACCACATCAACTTCCTGGCCAAGGACGTGGTGGCCAACGGGGAGTTCGTGGCCCACGCGCTGTGCGGGCGGGAGAGTGAACGCATCCGGCTCGACGACGGCGGATATGCCGCCTGGTGGTTCCACTTCAACAACAAGTCCTATGACATCGTCTACTCCGACGACTGGCTCAAGCACGGCAACCGGCTCCACCACGTGGCATTCGCCCCGGATACCCGCGAGGACATCCTGAAGGCCGCGGACATCTTCCTTGAAAACGGCATCCACATCGAGTCCGGTCCGCACAAGCACGCCATCAACCAGACGTTCTTCCTCTACGTCTGGGAGCCCGGCGGCAATCGGATCGAACTGGCCAACGCCGGTGCCCGCCTGCTGCTGGACCCGGACTCGCCCGTGGTGGAGTGGAGCCAGGAGGAGCGCAGGAAAGGGCAGGCCTGGGGCATGAAAACCATCGAGACATTCCATACCCACGGAACGCCAAACATCCCCCAGTGAGAAAATTAAAGGATCCCGGCAGTACCGCACAGAGAGGTGCACCATCATGACCAACACAGTGGATACGTCCGCCCCGGTGACCACCGGCCTCTTCATCGGAGGCACCGAACGCCAGGCCGCCGCCACCATGGACATTGCCGATCCGGGCAAGCCTGGCACAGTGGTGGGCCACGCCGCGGCGGCCGCCCCCGCCGACGTCCAGGATGCCATCGCCGCGGCCAAGGCGGCCTATCCCGGATGGGCGGCGCTGGGTGCACAGGAGCGCGCAGACCGGATGCGGCAGGCACTGGAGGGCATCGCGGATTTCCGTGATGAGGATGCCGCCATCCTCTCGCAGGAAAACGGCAAGATCCGCATGGAAGCCTGGGTGGACTCCCTGGTGTTCGAGATCAGGTGGAACCTCGCCCTGGAACTGGCCCCCGACGTCGACACCGCCAAGGTGCTGCCG is a window from the Arthrobacter sp. NicSoilC5 genome containing:
- a CDS encoding VOC family protein, which gives rise to MTGYTSFDVAHLGNVELLTPVFEESLWFFRDLLAMRVVAETGSAGTKSAYLRTWDEYQRYTLKLTASADAGVGRTTFRTTSQEALERRVNAIEATGLGIGWEDGEVGTGPTYSFRDPDGHLMGIYYETERYVATDDKPALKNQASAFPGRGVNARRLDHINFLAKDVVANGEFVAHALCGRESERIRLDDGGYAAWWFHFNNKSYDIVYSDDWLKHGNRLHHVAFAPDTREDILKAADIFLENGIHIESGPHKHAINQTFFLYVWEPGGNRIELANAGARLLLDPDSPVVEWSQEERRKGQAWGMKTIETFHTHGTPNIPQ